From Flavobacterium alkalisoli, the proteins below share one genomic window:
- a CDS encoding lysophospholipid acyltransferase family protein has product MGKILSYPLSIIYYLVFLLILLIFHPIQWFCLNVFGYQAHKKSVDILNGCLVRSTHLLGTTYKIEGREKIPTGVPLIIVANHQSMHDIPPIIWFMREFHPKFISKKELGKGIPSVSYNLRHGGSVLIDRKDPKQALPAIKQIATYIEKNTRSAVIFPEGTRSKTGAPKKFSENGLKILCKFAPSAYIVPISINNSWKMVQYGQYPLGLGNRLTFTVQEPFAIKNIPFEEVMERTENAVVQGIKN; this is encoded by the coding sequence ATGGGCAAGATACTGTCATATCCTTTATCGATAATCTACTATCTGGTTTTTTTGCTTATACTGCTTATATTTCATCCTATACAGTGGTTTTGTTTAAACGTGTTTGGATACCAGGCACATAAAAAAAGCGTAGATATATTAAACGGATGCTTAGTTAGAAGTACACACCTTTTAGGAACAACATATAAAATTGAAGGTAGGGAAAAAATACCGACAGGGGTACCGCTTATTATAGTGGCAAATCACCAGAGTATGCATGATATCCCGCCTATTATATGGTTTATGAGAGAATTCCACCCTAAATTCATCAGTAAGAAAGAATTAGGAAAGGGAATACCAAGCGTGTCTTACAATTTAAGACACGGAGGTTCCGTTTTAATAGATAGAAAAGACCCAAAGCAAGCCTTACCTGCCATAAAACAGATTGCCACTTACATCGAAAAGAATACACGTTCGGCAGTAATTTTTCCTGAGGGTACCCGAAGTAAAACGGGAGCCCCTAAGAAGTTTTCGGAAAACGGTCTTAAAATCCTTTGTAAATTCGCCCCTTCTGCTTATATTGTACCTATAAGCATCAACAATTCGTGGAAGATGGTGCAATACGGGCAGTACCCGTTAGGATTAGGCAACCGATTAACTTTTACAGTACAGGAACCATTTGCCATAAAGAATATTCCTTTTGAAGAAGTAATGGAGAGAACAGAGAACGCAGTAGTACAAGGAATAAAAAATTAA
- a CDS encoding lysophospholipid acyltransferase family protein, which produces MKILKAIFWTLWRIWFYVLMGVPIIIMSPFLILSILSEKTYPQFFIMARLWAKIILFGMGFYYKIEREQKLEKGKSYMLVANHTSMTDIMLMLVISKSPFVFVGKKELVKIPIFGFFYKRTCILVDRESSKSRFEVFKRAQHRLNQGLSICIFPEGGVPEDENILLDEFKDGAFRLAIEHQIPVVPMTFADNKKRFSFSFFSGSPGRMRAKVHHFIETKGLTLDDKKDLKDRVRQVIYHQLLHNTKGKA; this is translated from the coding sequence ATGAAAATACTAAAGGCGATTTTTTGGACACTATGGCGCATATGGTTTTATGTCCTTATGGGTGTTCCTATTATCATTATGTCGCCTTTTCTTATACTTAGTATCCTTTCTGAGAAAACCTATCCTCAGTTTTTTATAATGGCACGGTTATGGGCAAAAATCATTCTTTTCGGGATGGGCTTTTACTATAAGATAGAGCGCGAACAAAAACTGGAAAAAGGTAAAAGCTACATGCTGGTAGCTAACCATACCTCTATGACCGACATTATGCTGATGCTGGTTATATCTAAAAGCCCGTTTGTGTTTGTAGGAAAAAAAGAACTGGTTAAGATTCCTATATTCGGGTTCTTCTATAAACGTACCTGCATACTGGTAGACAGGGAAAGTTCAAAAAGCCGTTTTGAGGTATTTAAGCGCGCGCAGCACAGGCTTAACCAGGGGCTTAGTATTTGTATTTTTCCTGAAGGAGGTGTTCCTGAAGATGAAAATATCCTGCTTGATGAGTTTAAGGACGGAGCCTTCCGTTTGGCTATAGAGCACCAGATTCCTGTGGTGCCCATGACCTTTGCCGACAATAAAAAACGATTCTCATTCAGTTTCTTTAGCGGCAGTCCCGGCCGTATGAGGGCTAAGGTGCATCATTTTATAGAGACCAAAGGGCTTACCCTTGACGATAAAAAAGACCTGAAAGACAGGGTGCGACAGGTAATTTATCATCAGTTACTGCATAATACAAAAGGAAAAGCTTAA
- a CDS encoding BrxA/BrxB family bacilliredoxin, which yields MYPEELVKPMRAELSEAGFEELYTPEAVKDAIATEGTTLVVVNSVCGCAARNARPGVKMSLSNGKTPAKLVTVFAGVDREAVDAARELMFPFPPSSPSMALFKNGELVHMLERHHIEGRPAEMIAENLKDAYDEFC from the coding sequence ATGTATCCAGAAGAATTAGTAAAACCAATGCGTGCTGAACTTTCAGAGGCAGGTTTTGAAGAACTATATACACCAGAAGCAGTAAAAGATGCAATCGCTACAGAAGGAACTACACTTGTAGTGGTAAACTCTGTTTGCGGATGTGCAGCAAGAAATGCAAGACCGGGTGTAAAAATGAGCCTTAGCAACGGTAAAACTCCGGCAAAACTGGTAACGGTTTTTGCAGGTGTAGACAGGGAAGCTGTAGATGCAGCAAGAGAACTTATGTTCCCTTTCCCTCCGTCATCTCCAAGTATGGCATTATTTAAAAATGGTGAGCTTGTGCATATGCTTGAGCGTCATCATATTGAAGGTCGCCCTGCAGAAATGATTGCAGAGAACCTTAAAGATGCTTACGACGAGTTTTGCTAA
- the dprA gene encoding DNA-processing protein DprA, which translates to MTDNELFSTLALLKIEGVGDIVAKRLINHLGSAEAVFSAKRQQVLAIEGVGDILYKSLQDKEVFKLAEAEMKFIKDSGIKTSYYLDADYPERLKHCIDGPVVLFSSGNINLEGKKTISIVGTRQMTSYGADFCRKLIEDIAPMDPVIISGFAYGVDIFAHQVAMEQNLQTIGVVAHGLNQIYPKVHKKYVAKMEENGGFFTEFWSTSNPDKENFVKRNRIVAGLAEATVIIESADKGGSLITANIANDYNRDVFAVPGRVTDKYSMGCNNLIKSQRAHLLTDAADLLYILNWSTEDKKVAPIQKQLFVTLEDDEQKVYDFLQKNGKELMDIIALECGMPVFKLSSLLLTMELKGVIRPLPGKLFEAI; encoded by the coding sequence ATGACTGATAACGAATTGTTTAGTACGCTTGCCCTGCTTAAGATAGAGGGTGTGGGCGATATTGTGGCAAAAAGACTAATAAACCATTTAGGTAGTGCCGAAGCCGTTTTTTCAGCAAAAAGGCAGCAGGTTCTGGCTATTGAGGGTGTAGGGGATATCTTATATAAAAGTTTACAGGATAAGGAAGTTTTTAAGCTGGCCGAAGCCGAAATGAAGTTTATAAAAGATAGCGGCATTAAAACGTCCTATTATCTGGATGCAGATTATCCTGAAAGGCTAAAGCATTGTATTGATGGCCCGGTGGTGCTTTTCAGCTCGGGGAATATAAACCTTGAAGGCAAAAAAACAATAAGCATTGTGGGTACCCGCCAAATGACATCTTATGGAGCTGATTTTTGCCGTAAACTCATTGAGGATATTGCTCCGATGGATCCGGTCATTATAAGCGGTTTTGCTTATGGCGTAGATATTTTTGCGCATCAGGTGGCTATGGAACAAAACCTGCAAACCATAGGTGTGGTAGCACACGGGCTTAATCAGATATACCCTAAGGTACATAAAAAGTATGTAGCAAAGATGGAGGAAAACGGAGGTTTCTTTACAGAGTTTTGGAGTACATCAAACCCCGATAAGGAAAATTTTGTAAAGCGTAACCGTATTGTGGCAGGGTTGGCTGAAGCTACGGTAATTATAGAAAGTGCCGATAAGGGAGGCTCGCTTATAACGGCTAATATTGCTAACGATTATAACAGGGATGTGTTTGCCGTACCGGGTCGTGTTACCGATAAATACAGTATGGGCTGTAACAATCTTATTAAAAGCCAGAGGGCTCATTTGCTTACCGATGCTGCTGACCTGCTTTATATATTAAACTGGAGTACTGAAGATAAAAAGGTGGCTCCCATACAAAAGCAGCTGTTTGTTACCCTTGAGGATGACGAACAGAAAGTATATGATTTTTTACAGAAAAACGGCAAAGAACTTATGGACATCATAGCATTAGAATGCGGTATGCCGGTATTTAAGCTTTCATCGTTATTGCTTACTATGGAACTTAAAGGAGTAATAAGGCCATTACCGGGAAAACTATTTGAAGCGATTTGA
- the trpS gene encoding tryptophan--tRNA ligase: MAKILTGIQSTGTPHLGNLLGAIIPAIEMANKPENESFLFIADLHSVTQIKDGKTLRENTYSVAATWLAFGLDINKVIFYRQSDVPQTAELTWYLSCFFPFQRLTLAHSFKDKADRLADVNAGLFTYPMLMAADILLYDAEFVPVGKDQLQHIEITRDVASRFNSQMGETFVLPEAITGEETKIIPGTDGEKMSKSRNNIINIFQEDKPLRKQVMSIETDSTPLEDPKNPDTCNVFAIYKLLATPEQTEQMRANYLGGNYGYGHAKQALFELIVEKFKTEREKYTYYMNNLAEVDALLKTGSDKAAIIANGVLKRVREKLGFN; this comes from the coding sequence ATGGCAAAAATATTAACCGGTATTCAAAGTACCGGAACACCGCATTTAGGCAACCTTTTAGGTGCTATTATACCAGCCATAGAAATGGCTAACAAACCAGAAAACGAATCGTTTTTATTTATTGCCGACCTGCACTCTGTTACACAGATAAAGGATGGCAAAACACTTCGTGAAAACACATACAGCGTGGCAGCCACATGGCTTGCCTTTGGCCTTGATATAAATAAAGTAATTTTTTACCGCCAGAGCGATGTACCTCAAACCGCAGAGCTTACATGGTACCTTAGCTGTTTTTTTCCTTTCCAGCGTTTAACACTGGCGCACTCCTTTAAGGACAAGGCCGACAGATTAGCCGATGTAAATGCCGGACTGTTTACTTACCCTATGCTTATGGCTGCAGATATATTATTATATGATGCAGAATTTGTACCAGTAGGAAAAGACCAGTTACAGCATATAGAGATTACACGCGATGTGGCTTCCCGATTCAATAGCCAGATGGGAGAAACTTTTGTATTACCGGAAGCAATTACAGGCGAGGAGACAAAAATCATTCCGGGTACTGACGGGGAGAAAATGAGTAAGTCCCGTAATAACATCATCAATATATTCCAGGAAGACAAACCGCTTAGAAAGCAGGTAATGTCTATTGAGACTGACAGCACACCGCTTGAAGATCCTAAAAACCCTGATACGTGTAATGTTTTTGCCATTTATAAACTATTGGCAACACCGGAACAAACTGAGCAAATGAGAGCAAACTACCTTGGGGGTAACTATGGTTACGGCCATGCCAAGCAGGCTTTATTTGAACTTATTGTTGAGAAGTTTAAAACCGAAAGGGAAAAGTATACTTACTACATGAACAACCTTGCAGAAGTAGACGCCCTTTTAAAAACAGGATCAGACAAAGCAGCTATCATAGCAAACGGTGTACTTAAAAGAGTACGCGAAAAGCTTGGATTCAACTAA